Below is a genomic region from Trichoderma asperellum chromosome 2, complete sequence.
AAGAATTCCAAATCAATCGATCTCACTATTGCTTCCTTATAATAGCTGTCAATACACCACTAGACTCAGAATTGGCATCGAGGCGGGCCCGCACCTAGAACTCAAACTGAATTCCTTTTCATGTATTTATATGAGCGTAGATGTTTGTAATTATTATCAGTCCATccatttatatactattgtTACATTGAAAACCCTTTTCATGCGATTCTCCTAGTTATCTTTGGTGCTGGTCCGTTCAACGTTGCCATGGCGCTTCCAACATTCCTTAAAGTCTTCCATCTATGTTTCAGTCAGTATGAGTAACCTTCACAAATTTTCACTGCCTGTGAGATGAATGAGAATTCAGCGATGCAATAAAGATTACTTGCCTCCTTTGTGCATGCTCTccaatccttcttctcatagTAGCAGTCTGTCATCCTCATATTTTCATCTAGTCAAGCAGCGCTCGCAAATTCCGAGTCAGCCTTCAAGGTACTCTACATGCGCCATTGATCCGCAAAATTTcccattttttcttcttcgtgaTATCTTTAAGAAGACCAAAAAGACACCATAAAACAATAATTCGGCTTTGCATCGCAACTCACCTGCGCATCCTGTGCTGAATATCCGCTTGTCCCTGTAGTacaccagaaaaaaaaaaggccggCGGCTTAGCGTCGGGGCAACCTCTCGCAAGTTAATTTTGCGGGCTTAAGCCGTCACTCACCACTCGTCCggctcatcatcctcctcaatTGCCGCGGCCGCTGAGGCGTCTGTTGCCGGTGGCTTTTCCTTCACGTCTCCAGGCATTTCGACCGATTTTTGCGGATTATCGAACGTCGGCAAAAGGTCTTGGTGTTGCTGCAGTGGACCGGTTGAtgtaagagagaagaaaagagcaaatatTCGGGCATTAGGTGGCGTGACTTACCAATCAAACGAATCGGGAAACCAAGCATCATGGCACCCAGCCGACTTAATATTCTGGTCCACACAGGTGAATTTCCAgtccattttttttaagagcCAGATGCTGGTTCATTGAGGgataaataattttactcACCGTGGAAAAGGCACCGGGACGACGGCGGAATCTGTCCGCCACTGCATGTATACGCTTCGCCGTCTGCTGTCCCCCAACTATGCCATCATCCCCATCAATGAAACGGCCATTTTGAAAGAGCCATGGGCACAAACATGCGCTCTTCTCGTCTTCCCAGGAGGCGCCGACCTTGGCTACTGCAGGGTGTTCAATGGCGAGGGAAATAGGCGCATCAGCGAGTTTGTCCGCCGAGGAGGGGCATATCTTGGGCTCTGCGCCGGCGGATActatggcagcagcagatgcgaGTTTGAAGTTGGCAACAAATCCTTGGAGGTAGTTGGCAATAGAGAGCTCGGATTCTTCCCAGGAACCTGTCGCGGCGGCGCCTTCAAGGGCTTCGAATACCGGAGCGAGAAGGGGGCTCGAGCTGCTACCATCAAGGTGGAAAAGCAGGCTTTGAAGGACAAGATGCCTGGGGAATTCGCCGTATACTACAATGGCGGTGGTGTTTTTGTCAATATGAATGCAACAGCAGGGCGTAAAGTTGAGGTCTTGGCGTCATACAAGGACGATATAGACGTGGATGGTGGTGAGCAAAAGGCTGCAGTTGTTCTGTGCCATGTAGGAGAGGGCAAGGCAATTCTTAGCGGACCGCACCCAGAGTAAGTGATGCGTGGTTCACAAAAAACATTGATGAAAGAGGGATCTTGTGCTGATAttatctttcctttttcctcctttctcAGATTTGCCCCAGCCAATCTCAATCCCCAGCCAGAAGTTCCGGGATATGGCGAGCTAGTCGATAGACTTGCCGCAGATGACAGGTCTCGAATCAGCTTTCTAAAGGCGTGTTTGTCAGAACTAGGCCTCGAAGTTGCCCAAGACGATTACACGCCTCCATCGCTGTCCGGCCTCCATCTCACCGCCATCGATAGCGGCAAGGTGACAGAGCTGCTGTGTGACTTGGGAGACGCCATCGAAAAGGAGAATGGCAACGAGTTCATCCGCGCAGAGGCAGACACTTTTCAAATTGTGGCTCAAGACGATGGTGTGGACTTGAGTGAGCTGCGAAATACTTTGCCACAGGCCGAGACTATTGATGACCCAAGCTTGGTTATCAAAAAGATTATTCCGCATGAGAATAAATTGCCCAGCGATGATCTAACACCTCGTTTCAGCCACGAGCGGTTCTATTCCAGCTTAAGACATTATAGAAAGATTGAATCCGGGGCTTATCAATGGGGTGATGTCCTATTATACGGAGATGTGGTGACGAGCACCAACACTCTCCTAGAGAAGTGCGTCCCCCCCCTTCCACTCCTGTCCATCCAGATTTCACCACAACAAGTGCTAATATGCAGAGATTCAGAAATCCAAAGATCAACACCAAGCTGCCGACAGGTTTCACCTTTACTGCCTCGACACAAGTCGCAGGACGGGGCCGAGGAACCAACGTCTGGGTCGCACCCCCAGGATCTCTTCTATTCTCCGTCATCATCAACCACCCAGCTCACCTCGCTTCTTCACGGCCCATAGTATTCATTCAGTATCTCGCAGCCGTTGCCATTGTCGAAGCCA
It encodes:
- a CDS encoding uncharacterized protein (BUSCO:EOG092D1CXA) → MYTLRRLLSPNYAIIPINETAILKEPWAQTCALLVFPGGADLGYCRVFNGEGNRRISEFVRRGGAYLGLCAGGYYGSSRCEFEVGNKSLEVVGNRELGFFPGTCRGGAFKGFEYRSEKGARAATIKVEKQALKDKMPGEFAVYYNGGGVFVNMNATAGRKVEVLASYKDDIDVDGGEQKAAVVLCHVGEGKAILSGPHPEFAPANLNPQPEVPGYGELVDRLAADDRSRISFLKACLSELGLEVAQDDYTPPSLSGLHLTAIDSGKVTELLCDLGDAIEKENGNEFIRAEADTFQIVAQDDGVDLSELRNTLPQAETIDDPSLVIKKIIPHENKLPSDDLTPRFSHERFYSSLRHYRKIESGAYQWGDVLLYGDVVTSTNTLLEKNPKINTKLPTGFTFTASTQVAGRGRGTNVWVAPPGSLLFSVIINHPAHLASSRPIVFIQYLAAVAIVEAIRSYDTGYENMPVKLKWPNDIYALDPTKPASPPSYVKIGGILSQCSYFDGSYQVVLGIGINATNPRPTTSLSDLLPPNVSPLHLETLLARILTRLESIYEQFRREGFSQGLETRYYRHWLHTGQSITLEAEGGVKARVVGITRDWGMLRVEETDSEGRGNGKVWSLQSDENSFDYWKGLVRRKT
- a CDS encoding uncharacterized protein (BUSCO:EOG092D1CXA); its protein translation is MAPSRLNILVHTGTGTTAESVRHCMYTLRRLLSPNYAIIPINETAILKEPWAQTCALLVFPGGADLGYCRVFNGEGNRRISEFVRRGGAYLGLCAGGYYGSSRCEFEVGNKSLEVVGNRELGFFPGTCRGGAFKGFEYRSEKGARAATIKVEKQALKDKMPGEFAVYYNGGGVFVNMNATAGRKVEVLASYKDDIDVDGGEQKAAVVLCHVGEGKAILSGPHPEFAPANLNPQPEVPGYGELVDRLAADDRSRISFLKACLSELGLEVAQDDYTPPSLSGLHLTAIDSGKVTELLCDLGDAIEKENGNEFIRAEADTFQIVAQDDGVDLSELRNTLPQAETIDDPSLVIKKIIPHENKLPSDDLTPRFSHERFYSSLRHYRKIESGAYQWGDVLLYGDVVTSTNTLLEKNPKINTKLPTGFTFTASTQVAGRGRGTNVWVAPPGSLLFSVIINHPAHLASSRPIVFIQYLAAVAIVEAIRSYDTGYENMPVKLKWPNDIYALDPTKPASPPSYVKIGGILSQCSYFDGSYQVVLGIGINATNPRPTTSLSDLLPPNVSPLHLETLLARILTRLESIYEQFRREGFSQGLETRYYRHWLHTGQSITLEAEGGVKARVVGITRDWGMLRVEETDSEGRGNGKVWSLQSDENSFDYWKGLVRRKT